The following proteins are encoded in a genomic region of Ictalurus punctatus breed USDA103 chromosome 15, Coco_2.0, whole genome shotgun sequence:
- the LOC108275754 gene encoding uncharacterized protein LOC108275754 isoform X2, which produces MMEETDDTDEPPDHAPPEKRARSTLWDFPSHKTPRSGVWEYFEYFINPEGELEDYGFPTCKLCQLKVACKRGNTSNMLRHLQEHHAFAYREAKRADALWLDLDSSDSDMKVESDEQELADDWCGVGKKSEEENEGDDDGDADYSDHRVPAAPRRKRQVRSAVWQYFHYDKDRRPSCKICGWKLTAGSSGSTSNMRHHLQSQHQIVCPLTKSAGLVITLPEGDEPVKLYPPSTPRKSAVWKLFGFVMNNEGVLEENGFPICRLCHQVVASKDGNTSNMYSHLQHHHQAVYAELKHAMAPTGAEQRPDPSDATELHPPVKRRNSPVWRYFGFIKNPEGDLKEDGFPLCKMCHRRVAAKDGTTSNMLNHLRRHHQAEYEEVKLANETLPVIRTEEGNDLPELFPPSILPLSPVWDYFGYPKNADGVIEENERPKCKACRQSIVSKQGILSNMLRHLKFYHNSLYEELKSRTGWRRYRPYKERSRAPPIQANPDELYPPKMALKSGVWKHFGYLRNSKGMVVPDGFPICKLCLRKVSTPRGCTTNMMVHLQRYHSTEFAEMRLSGDDNDDQTPRQTGDPYPLFPPQDVLEPVWEHFGYPKDADGIVQVDGQPTCKICQVKVSCPGESTKFLYRHLWKKHNAVYFDIKVATRSLRGEDGLVAPVLFPPTHRVKSAVWEYFGYLKDAEGTVVCDGFPICKICYLNVAAKGGNTTNMFKHLKDHHKSIYDEIRPGVPEEIVPDHASSILHAPDGQNSKLWEYFGYLKNPDGILVEDGAPACKICGVKVMSEGQSNMMKHLQENHEGVYAEVQEALENPSTEGAPELPELHPPTQNAYPVWEYFGFLKDTEGSVVFDGFPICKICRQRVESKDGDTRNMFHHLKANHRNVYQHIKPAVEKRVYKSFELCPPNGRQIDIRLWDHFGYPKNAEGEIEEDGAPVCKICLQKLSTSSRGANLTTSMLRHLRRNHQSVYEEVQEAIGAWRPEWGNETLELYPPTQNVTSSVWEHFGYLKDAEGSVVCDGFPICKICHQKVPSKGGNTTNMFKHLKDGHRSVYNEIRSAVTNEVFEDVLSAADLHPPNSPCDPTLWEHFGYRKNADGVVEEDGAPFCKLCLRKLVSRGETTRNMKQHLKENHNTVYTEPEEVLSSFVLELDTGTSDLHPPTRKVKSAVWKYFGYPRDAAGLVLSDGFPICKLCQKKVSAKGGNTTNMFTHLRDYHRTTYNEIKATFDPVRTENELEPVELHLPTTDALSPVWKYFGYPKKADGSLVCDGYPLCKLCQLKVTAKGGSTTNMLMHLRAYHLDVYKDVKPAITKKSIYRPFDLYPPSGQDDIKLWDHFGYQKSADGELKDDGAPICKICLRKMIKPPTGGTPTTNMLRHLRKKHQSVYNEVQEAITTLRTAWGIEPPELHPPTQNVTSAVWQYFGYLKDADGSVVCDDFPICKLCQQKVASKRRCTTNMFKHLKDYHRTVYDEVRSAVTSETFEDLFQPADLHPPSGQYNPKLWEYFGYRKAADGDLVEDGAPICKLCLRKLISKGETTANMMQHLKENHNGIYTDVQREVNPFTIGGATELPELYPPEHRVRSGVWKYFGYLRDTEGPADCAGFPICKICLSKVSNKGKVTANMTAHLKDHHRSIYDDLKIPDRRPKAVSAENLPELHPPSKQPLSPIWKHFGLPKNADGVIEEDGCPICRICGKKVSSQDGRKMIRHLHFCHFSVYEELKSAIRASKLGVDAGGQPTDLHPPSKSVRSSVWEYFGYLKNPDGSINVDGRPICKMCFHKVSSHGGNTTNMFKHLEDKHGLSQ; this is translated from the exons ATGATGGAGGAAACCGACGATACGGACGAGCCTCCTGACCACGCCCCTCCTGAGAAACGTGCCAGATCCACGCTCTGGGACTTCCCCTCTCACAAAACGCCTCGTTCCGGAGTCTGGGAATACTTTGAGTATTTTATAAACCCGGAAGGCGAGCTGGAAGATTACGGCTTCCCGACATGTAAACTGTGCCAGCTGAAAGTGGCGTGTAAGAGAGGAAACACCTCCAACATGCTGCGGCACCTGCAGGAACATCACGCCTTCGCTTACCGAGAAGCCAAG AGAGCAGACGCCCTGTGGCTAGACTTGGACTCCTCTGATTCGGACATGAAGGTGGAGTCGGATGAGCAGGAGCTGGCGGACGACTGGTGCGGTGTAGGGAAGAAGAGCGAAGAGGAAAACGAGGGCGATGACGACGGTGATGCAGATTACAGCGACCACAGAGTCCCGGCTGCTCCGAGACGGAAGAGGCAGGTCCGATCAGCCGTGTGGCAGTACTTTCACTACGACAAGGACAGAAGGCCGAGCTGTAAGATCTGTGGCTGGAAACTCACTGCAGGGTCTTCAGGCAGCACGAGCAACATGAGACATCATCTTCAGAGCCAGCATCAGATCGTATGTCCTCTCACTAAG TCTGCCGGTCTTGTTATAACTTTACCTGAAGGAGACGAGCCGGTTAAACTGTACCCGCCCTCGACGCCTCGCAAATCCGCCGTGTGGAAGCTCTTCGGCTTCGTCATGAATAACGAAGGTGTGCTGGAAGAGAATGGCTTCCCCATCTGCAGGCTGTGCCACCAAGTTGTCGCATCCAAGGATGGAAACACGTCCAACATGTACAGCCACCTGCAGCACCACCACCAAGCCGTGTACGCAGAGTTGAAG CACGCCATGGCCCCTACAGGAGCCGAGCAGAGACCGGACCCCTCAGATGCCACGGAGCTCCATCCTCCTGTAAAGCGCAGAAACTCACCTGTCTGGAGATATTTCGGATTTATTAAAAACCCAGAGGGTGATTTAAAGGAGGACGGGTTCCCACTGTGCAAAATGTGCCATCGGAGAGTGGCGGCTAAAGACGGAACCACGTCGAACATGCTGAACCACCTGCGGCGCCACCACCAGGCTGAGTATGAAGAAGTGAAG cTGGCGAATGAAACCTTGCCTGTGATTCGTACAGAGGAAGGAAATGACCTGCCTGAGCTGTTTCCCCCCAGCATCCTGCCCCTGTCCCCCGTCTGGGATTACTTCGGGTACCCGAAAAACGCAGACGGCGTGATTGAGGAGAACGAGCGGCCCAAGTGTAAAGCCTGCCGGCAGTCCATCGTCTCCAAGCAGGGCATTTTATCCAACATGCTACGCCACCTAAAGTTCTATCACAATTCCTTATACGAGGAGCTGAAGTCGAGAACTGGATGGCGCAGGTACAGGCCGTATAAAGAGAGAAGCCGTGCCCCGCCCATTCAGGCCAACCCGGACGAGCTGTACCCGCCCAAAATGGCTCTGAAATCGGGTGTCTGGAAACATTTTGGATATCTGAGGAACTCCAAGGGCATGGTTGTGCCGGACGGGTTCCCGATCTGTAAACTGTGCCTGAGAAAGGTCAGCACGCCCAGAGGATGTACCACCAACATGATGGTCCACCTCCAGAGATACCACTCCACCGAGTTCGCAGAAATGAGG CTGAGCGGTGACGATAACGATGACCAAACCCCACGACAGACTGGAGATCCTTACCCCCTTTTCCCACCACAAGATGTCCTTGAGCCCGTGTGGGAGCATTTCGGATACCCGAAGGACGCCGACGGAATTGTCCAGGTGGATGGGCAGCCGACGTGTAAAATCTGCCAAGTTAAAGTCTCCTGTCCGGGGGAGAGCACCAAATTTCTGTACCGGCACCTGTGGAAGAAACACAACGCTGTGTACTTCGACATCAAG GTGGCCACCAGGTCCTTGAGAGGAGAGGATGGACTGGTGGCCCCGGTCCTTTTCCCACCGACTCACAGGGTCAAATCCGCCGTCTGGGAATATTTCGGCTACTTGAAGGACGCGGAGGGGACGGTGGTCTGCGACGGCTTTCCTATATGCAAAATCTGCTACTTAAACGTAGCGGCTAAAGGAGGAAACACCACCAACATGTTCAAACACCTCAAAGATCATCATAAGTCCATCTACGATGAAATCAGG CCTGGCGTTCCTGAGGAAATCGTTCCGGACCACGCATCTTCAATTCTCCATGCTCCAGATGGACAAAACTCCAAATTATGGGAATATTTCGGATACCTGAAAAATCCGGACGGCATCCTGGTAGAAGACGGAGCTCCAGCCTGTAAGATTTGTGGCGTGAAGGTGATGTCGGAAGGCCAGTCCAACATGATGAAACACCTCCAGGAGAATCATGAAGGAGTGTACGCTGAAGTACAG GAAGCTCTCGAGAACCCGAGCACAGAAGGCGCACCTGAGCTTCCAGAGCTTCATCCACCCACCCAAAACGCGTATCCCGTTTGGGAATATTTTGGCTTCCTGAAGGACACAGAAGGATCGGTGGTGTTCGACGGCTTCCCCATCTGCAAAATATGTCGCCAAAGAGTGGAGTCCAAAGACGGAGACACCAGAAACATGTTCCACCACCTGAAGGCCAACCATCGGAACGTGTACCAGCATATCAAG CCAGCGGTGGAGAAAAGGGTTTATAAGTCCTTTGAGCTCTGTCCACCGAACGGTCGGCAGATCGACATCAGATTATGGGATCACTTCGGATATCCTAAAAACGCAGAGGGCGAGATTGAAGAAGACGGAGCGCCGGTGTGTAAAATCTGCCTTCAGAAGCTCTCGACGTCGTCCAGAGGAGCAAACCTCACCACCAGCATGCTGAGGCACCTCCGGAGGAACCATCAATCCGTATACGAGGAGGTTCAG GAGGCAATCGGAGCCTGGAGACCCGAGTGGGGTAACGAAACCCTCGAGCTTTACCCCCCGACGCAAAACGTCACGTCCTCCGTGTGGGAGCATTTCGGATACCTGAAAGACGCAGAAGGGTCGGTGGTATGCGACGGCTTCCCCATCTGCAAAATATGCCACCAGAAGGTGCCTTCTAAAGGAGGAAACACCACCAACATGTTCAAACACCTCAAAGACGGTCATCGGAGCGTCTACAACGAAATCCGG tccgcAGTAACTAACGAGGTGTTTGAGGATGTTCTATCAGCCGCCGACCTCCACCCGCCCAACAGCCCGTGTGACCCGACGCTCTGGGAGCATTTCGGATACCGCAAAAATGCAGACGGAGTCGTGGAAGAGGACGGAGCGCCGTTCTGTAAACTCTGCCTTCGGAAGCTAGTGTCGAGAGGAGAGACCACGAGAAACATGAAGCAGCATCTTAAGGAAAACCATAACACTGTGTACACCGAACCCGAG GAAGTCCTGAGCTCGTTCGTCTTGGAGCTGGACACAGGCACGTCGGACCTTCATCCTCCGACGCGGAAGGTGAAGTCGGCCGTGTGGAAGTATTTCGGTTACCCGAGAGACGCGGCGGGGTTGGTTCTGAGTGACGGCTTCCCTATCTGCAAACTCTGTCAAAAGAAAGTGTCTGCTAAAGGAGGGAACACCACCAACATGTTCACGCATCTCCGAGATTATCATCGGACTACATACAATGAGATCAAG GCAACGTTTGATCCTGTGAGGACTGAGAACGAGCTGGAACCCGTGGAGCTTCATCTCCCGACGACGGATGCCCTGTCCCCAGTCTGGAAATATTTTGGATACCCGAAAAAAGCAGATGGGTCTCTGGTGTGTGACGGCTACCCTCTGTGCAAACTGTGTCAGCTGAAAGTGACGGCTAAAGGAGGCAGCACGACAAACATGCTCATGCACCTGAGGGCCTACCACCTGGATGTGTACAAGGACGTCAAG cCAGCCATCACTAAAAAGTCCATCTACAGACCTTTCGATCTCTATCCACCGAGCGGTCAAGACGACATCAAGTTATGGGATCACTTCGGATATCAGAAAAGCGCCGATGGAGAGCTTAAGGACGACGGAGCCCCGATCTGTAAAATCTGCCTTCGGAAAATGATCAAACCCCCGACGGGCGGGACACCGACCACCAACATGCTGAGGCACCTTCGGAAGAAACACCAGTCGGTGTATAACGAAGTGCAG GAAGCGATCACCACGCTTAGAACAGCATGGGGTATCGAACCACCGGAGCTCCATCCACCAACACAGAATGTCACGTCTGCGGTCTGGCAGTATTTCGGCTACCTCAAAGACGCCGACGGCTCGGTTGTGTGTGATGACTTCCCCATCTGCAAACTGTGTCAGCAGAAGGTGGCTTCCAAACGACGATGCACTACAAACATGTTTAAACATCTGAAGGATTACCACCGAACTGTGTACGACGAGGTCCGG AGTGCAGTTACGAGCGAGACGTTCGAAGATCTTTTCCAGCCGGCTGACCTACATCCTCCGAGCGGCCAGTACAACCCCAAACTGTGGGAGTATTTCGGATATCGCAAAGCGGCAGACGGGGACCTCGTGGAAGACGGAGCACCGATCTGTAAACTCTGCTTACGGAAGCTGATCTCTAAAGGAGAAACGACGGCGAATATGATGCAGCACCTTAAAGAGAACCACAACGGCATCTACACCGACGTGCAA AGGGAAGTGAATCCGTTCACCATTGGCGGAGCCACCGAGCTCCCAGAGCTTTATCCACCTGAACACAGAGTCAGGTCTGGCGTGTGGAAATATTTTGGCTACCTGAGGGACACGGAGGGTCCGGCTGACTGCGCAGGCTTCCCTATCTGCAAAATCTGCCTTTCCAAAGTGTCCAATAAGGGAAAGGTCACGGCCAATATGACCGCGCATCTCAAAGATCATCACAGAAGCATCTACGATGACCTTAAG ataccAGACAGAAGGCCGAAAGCGGTGTCGGCTGAAAATCTCCCGGAACTCCACCCACCATCCAAACAGCCTCTGTCTCCAATCTGGAAACATTTCGGACTTCCCAAAAACGCTGATGGAGTCATAGAAGAGGACGGATGCCCGATCTGCAGAATCTGCGGCAAAAAGGTTTCGAGCCAAGACGGAAGGAAAATGATAAGACATCTGCATTTCTGCCATTTCTCTGTGTATGAAGAGTTAAAG AGTGCGATTAGAGCTTCAAAGTTAGGAGTAGACGCGGGAGGCCAACCCACCGACCTTCACCCTCCGTCCAAGAGCGTCCGCTCCTCCGTCTGGGAGTATTTCGGGTACCTGAAGAATCCGGACGGTTCCATTAACGTGGACGGACGTCCGATCTGCAAGATGTGCTTCCATAAAGTGTCCAGTCACGGAGGAAACACGACCAACATGTTCAAGCACCTGGAGGACAAACACGGGCTTAGTCAATAG